CGCCGAGCACCAGCAGCCCGGCGAGGAGGCACAGCCCCCCCATCCCGGTGACCGTGAGCGCCATCCGGGCCCCGCGCTGGGCGTCCTTGCGTTGGTTCCAATAGCCGATGAGCAGGAACGAGAAGAGGGAGGTCAGCTCCCAGAAGAACGCCAGCAGCAGCAGGTTTCCCGCGAGGACCACCCCCAGCATCGCGCCCATGAAGGCCAGGAGGAATGCGAAGAACCTTGGCACGGGATCCGACGGCGAGAGGTAGTACCGCGCATACAGCATCACCAGCGCGCCGATGCCGAGGACGAGCATGCAGAACGTCCATGAGAGGCCATCGAGCCTCAGCACCAGCTCGAGCCCCAGCGAGGGCACCCACGGGAGACGCTCGACCAACAGGCCTCCCCCTTGGACTCTCGGGAAATGGAGCGCCACCCCCACCAGCCCCACCAGGGCGGTGAGGCCCGCGAGCCCGGCGGCGCGGTTGCGGGCACTCGTGGGCAGCAGCGCCGCGATGGCGCCGGAGACCACGGGGATGATCAAGAGAGCAAGAAGCGGCATCGTTCGAGGTGTGGGTGGGAGCGAGGGAGGCCAACCCCTTCCCTCTCAGTTCTTGGTGGGGCCCCGGATGTGGGGAGTGGGCCTCTCCGCTCCATGCAAGGCACGATGATCCCGCGTCATCCTGGGCATCACGCCACCATGAGCAGTTTTACCGCGCGTGACAAGCGGAAGAACGGCGACGGCCGCGCGATGGTTGAGTGCGTGGCAGACCGGATTCCACTCAGGGATTGCCGCGGTGCCGTTCGATGACGGCGGCGTCGGTAATCCACTTGCTCGGGTGGTTCTTCGGTCACTCCTCCGGCTTGGGGTGCACGATCGGGAGAGCCAGGCCGGTCGAATCTTCCGGCCGGTCGGCGCCACGCCCAGGAAGGTTCCGTGGTGCGTCCCGCGGTACGTCTTGTATGGGTTTCTCCTGGGACTTGGGGGATGCCTGCCGAGGGCAAGCCCAGGTGCTCCACAAGCGTTCGCTCACGGTGTGGCGGTGCGATGGACGTGCCAGGCGAGTGCCATCAAACCCAGGACCAGCAGCAGGCCGAGGTTCAGCAAACCGCTCCACCCCAGCGCCGACAGGAGGGCCCCGGACGTCAGTGACGCCGCGCCGCTGGCGGCGAAGACGCACAGGTCATTGAGTCCCTGTGCACGAAAGCGCTCGGGACCCGAGCGACTGCGCGCCACCAGGGTCGTCGCGGTCACGAACACGAAACACCAGCCCACACCGACCAGCGCCAGTCCGAGCATGTGCCCTCCCATGCCGGGAACCCAGCTGATCAGGAACCCCACGAGCAGGAAGAGCAGCCCCAATCCCTGCAACCATGCGATCGACACTCTTTTCAGAATGGCGCTGATCGACAGCGAGGGCAGGTACATGCTCAGCAGGTGCACCTGTATCACCCAGCTCGCCTCCTGAATCATGTATTGCTCGAAGCCACACATCTGCAAGGGCGTGGGTACCATGAGCAGGCTCATCACCAGGAAGGCACCGGCGCCCATGGCCACCATCGGCCAATACAACGCGCGAGCGCGTGCGTCGGGCGTGGCGGAAACCTCGGTGACGAACGCGCCTTGCGGTCGGTACAGCAGCAACGAGAGCGCGGCCAGGACCTGGAGCAAGGCCAGGATCAGCAGGACCCGGGGCACATAATCGGACGTCCTTCCCTCCAGCAGGCCGAAGAGCGAGATGCCGGGAAAGATGCCCACGGCGCTGGCGAGTTGGATCAGGGTCAGCAGGCGCGGGGCCCTGCTGCTCTGCTGCCCCTCGAGGATCGCGAAACGATACTGCTGCACGAAGGAGCCGTGCAGACCGACACCGAAGACGGCTGCGCAGAACAGCCAGAAATCGAACCGGTGCACCGCTCGTGCGGCGAGCGCCAGGCAGCCGGCGGCCAGCAGCGCCGAGGCGATGAAGCAGCGTTTGCGTCCG
This is a stretch of genomic DNA from Archangium violaceum. It encodes these proteins:
- a CDS encoding MFS transporter encodes the protein MILRAPRAAPATSINTRVLLLCQVVGLASAVSIQFVGSLVGKWLAVDIRLATLPVAVMVLSSALGTWPASQLMRHFGRKRCFIASALLAAGCLALAARAVHRFDFWLFCAAVFGVGLHGSFVQQYRFAILEGQQSSRAPRLLTLIQLASAVGIFPGISLFGLLEGRTSDYVPRVLLILALLQVLAALSLLLYRPQGAFVTEVSATPDARARALYWPMVAMGAGAFLVMSLLMVPTPLQMCGFEQYMIQEASWVIQVHLLSMYLPSLSISAILKRVSIAWLQGLGLLFLLVGFLISWVPGMGGHMLGLALVGVGWCFVFVTATTLVARSRSGPERFRAQGLNDLCVFAASGAASLTSGALLSALGWSGLLNLGLLLVLGLMALAWHVHRTATP